tttttttttggtaaaaaggcatatataaagttacaaaaagatatattagGCATATATGAATGGTGTATTACCTGCAGCAATACAGTTTGTTTGATAGTTATTTTTCCATTACGTTTATTTATACATCTTGGGAACCAGTGTTTATACGTCTTGCAGACCATAGTTGCATCTTCAACAATGAGAACGCAATCAGTCGCCATTTTTTGTACGAATTGTCAGGTAACTAGAGTCTGGGATCGTAAACATGTTCCCTCTTTATTGGTGAAAATAAAAGTATACTCATTTGTATCCTCGAGcttttaaaactaaaagaaaagacTTGTTATAAAGATTCCTAGAGTTATGATATGATAGCGAGTGGGTATGTATAATAGTAGTATTTAATAATTACTACGTAGGTTTGGTAGACTCAAATGATTTGTGACACTACGATATGATCGCTATTTGCACTTTTATATCATTATGGAAAAGACGcatcaaaagaaaacattatcgttgacaagacgttgtagcccaatggttaggacgggtccccgcctgcacccaggtagggggttcgatccacgccggagggaactaccttgcaacgctcttgtcacccacacggatatgggccatgctttcggcccatttgaaaactgggaggggcgtctatccgtgggcattccttccccttggggattagtctgggccttctgggcctgggatacccccaggttaaacaaaaaaaaaaaaaagaaaacattatcgGAACGACTAAACAGCACAAATCAAATTGAAAACGGCAATTTGAAGAAAAAGGCAAATAAAAAATggtcaaatcttcaaaagaaaTATCCAAGAATGTTTCTTTTACCCAAAAAACactcaaaataaattttatttttattaaataaatgatattataaCATCACTCtatacacatataaatataaataaaaataaaatagtattctttttattttgaaaaaaatagccAACATTGAGAAAtcttcgaatttttttttcattttttttatttttatgtgcAATCAATATGAATATCTTAAAgataaattgatatttttaaaaaaatattttgatgaaagCTACTCTATACAGTTTTAaactgtaaaaattaaaaagagaaaagagcaagtaCTTTTCATAGCATTATAGCAAGTATGACTACCTAAAAAAGAATATAACAGATATGATTTGTCAAATAACACAAATATGTAATTTGTCAACAATCATTTTCATAGGAATCATTTAAATCAGAATAACAGAAATTATCAGAGTatagaattaaataatttactttttactatATAGATTAACGGAGAACAAATTTATAAGAGAAATTTATCATTATGAAAAGAACAATCACTACAAAAATCAACGCAAACCTATTTAAGAAAAAGATCTGAGTGTCCTAATAGcaaattaacaaaaaagaaaagagagagattacatgtgaaaagagaaataaaaataaaaatcgaaaagctcccatagaaaaaagaaaaaaaaaaaaactgacggCTTCGCGTTTGTCTCTTCCCCTCTACTTCCGATTCCATCGCAAATCGtctccgcctctctctctctctctctctagggtttgctTCCGCTCCTCGTTTCCCCCAGCTTACGTTCCCTGTCATTCGCCTAATCTCTAGCTCCTGATTCATGAGGTTAGGGTTTCGTTTATTTCGTCTTATCTCTTccaaattttcaattattttaattatcctTTTCCAATCACGATAGAATCAAAGGGTTTGGTTTGTTTAGTCTGTCATCAATGTTGATGATACTCGATTCGTCTATTGAATCGGGGTTAGGCTTTTCGTTGACCTTAGATATCTGGATCACGTTGGGTTCGTTCGTCTTTGATGGATGATTTGATTTCTCGTTAATATCCTCTTTTTCTGATTAAGcgtttgtgtgtttgtttgaAGCAGGTGAACATTACGATGGATTGCAAGGAAAATGGTGTTAGTAGTGACCCTTCTGTGTGTGCCGGCGGCGATGAGAATCTCACCTCTGCGAAGGCTGACGGCGAAGAGATGGAGTTGTTAATCACTTGTCTGGAGACTCCCCTGGCTGCATCAGTTATAAACCCTacgatggaggaggaggacgtTGAGCAAATGAGAGACGGGAACAGTGTCGGTAAAGATGAAGATGAGGAGAAATCTGATGCTGTTTGTTGCGTTGATAAGGAGAGTCAGAAACCGGGAGTGGTTTCAGAGGAAGCTCGAGGATCGGTTTCTGATGCTATTGTACCTGGTGGCACAGTATTATTACCCATAGGGGTCAATGAAACAGGTACTGAGGCTGATTCTGTGGAGAAGTTTGAGTCTTTGGGAAACGCAAAGGAGATAGACaatgatgatggtggtggtgaagGTGATGGGTTTAACTGCACCTTTGGTGGTGGAGGTAAGGAAGGTGGTAGCGATGCTGGCTTTTCTGATGATGTATCTCTCATTCGGAGTTGTCCGTTTCCAGATTCGGTATTGGATTCTGGGGGGTTTGGCTGCAGTGAGACAGAGAATCATATGAAGTCTTCTGGTGATATTGATGGTAATATGCCTCTCGCAGTATCTCCTTCATTAGCTGTTCCAGAAATGTTTAGTAATAACGATGGTGGCCCACGTTCACATGATCTTGATGACGTCGTAGACACAGAGACGATCAATCCAGATTTGAGGTTGGTACATGATGATGAGCTTCATACTGATCTTTCTGAGAAGAATGAAACACTGCTAAAGAACCACGTGGGGAATTCATCAAGTGAAAGTGATGTGGCCGCTCTGAGGATGAATAATGATGTGGCTGCTGATCCGAGAGCTCAAAATTTCAGTCGGATATCACCCTTAGAGGAAAACACCTTTGGTGTGGAAGCCAACGCCCCTATTACCGACCCTTCTCTGGTGAGGAGTTTTCCATTGAAGTTTGGTAATGGAGGCACTGGAGCTCGTAATCCTGAAAACGCAGTGGACTCGATCAGGATAGTAGATGGCAATGGCAGAATAGGTGGTGAAGTTGCTTCTGCATCTGGGACTAGCGAGTCTTCACCGCAAAGGAGGTCCCGAGCTGGTAAACAGGGTAATATTTCGCAGACAAAACGGAGTGCTCCTCATCCGAGAAAATCCTCTAGAAAGAAACAGTCAGAAAGAAATTTGGAATCAATTTTTAACTGTTCGAAGCAGAAGAGGAGCTCTGTTTCAAAACCAGACCGTTCGTCTCAGTGGGGATTACCATGCAGGACCGCTGAAATCTTCTTACAGAGCAATAATATTCCTTATCGTAGACCTCCACAACACGAAGCAAAGCAACCTCAGAACAATCCTAAAAATGGAGAGCATAATAGTTCCAATAACGGATATGTAGAAGGACCTAGCAGAAACATCCAAGCATCAAGTGGCTCTTGCCTTCGTTTGAAAGTTAAATTTGGTAAGTCAGGTGGCCATAATCCTTTGAACGTTACAGTCTCTAAGGTCAGTGGCAACTCTTTGCCGGCTGGTGGTAGTGTTAAGGCCGGAACAGGTTTAGAGTTTCCAGGGCCAGCAGATGTTGTCGAGGATAAACTCCAAACTGGGAAAACTAGAGAGCagttaaaagagaaaaacaatCCAGTGGAGAAACTTTCATGCCGGCTGTCACCTGATTCTATTACGGATGAGAAAAAGAACCAAGACGCTGAGGGGTTATGTAGGAAGCTAGGTGGTGATGTTTTAGATGAGGGTACACACCTTTCCTCCAGTATAATGGTTGAAGAGTGCGAGAGGGCCACTGGAACCCGGTCCCTGGACGCTGAAACTTCACCAGATTCAGAAGTTATCAACTCTGTGCCTGATTCTACTGTCAGTAATGGACTTAAAGAGGATTTGCCTCATGTTTTTTTCAGCACTGCAGAGGACATGGTCAATACGAACAGAGGACTAGAAAAGCAAGATGAATTGCTTGCTTCAGCGTCTCCTTTGGAAAATGGTTCACATCTAATTCCAAACGCCAAAAAAGGTAAACAACCCAAGTCAAAAGGCAATGGAACAAGAAAAGGGAAATCCAAGTCCAAGTCTGCCAAAGGCGGGAGAAAAAATGAATCTCATGAGGGGTTAGAGCAACACAACTTTAAAAATAGGAGTGCTGGAAGTGATGATAGTAATGATCATGAAGTAAGAAGAGTGGAGTCTCACGAAGCAACAGGTACGCCTCTTTTGATTAGCTCTACGTCCTTTGTCTACACCCCTCTTGCACATGTTATGTTAAACTGATGAGCATGCCAATGTTTTCCATTTCTTTATGAAGTTTCCACTCATTTTAATACACAAATGATTAAGTTGCATATTATGGAAACTCATGTAATAGGTGCTCTTTTAGACGCTAATATTGGAAAAACCATTAATGGCGGCGCCATAACACAAGATGTGATTCATGAGGAAACGGTCATGGAGCTTACTATTGAGGATAGCTCTTCCACAGAGAGTGCCTGGGTTCGTTGCGATGATTGTTTTAAATGGCGACGTATACCTGCTTCTGTGGTAGAGTCAATTGACGAGAGCTCGAAATGGTATGTATGCATATGAACTTGTCTCGTTGAAACTCCTAGATGAAAAGTGTGTTGCATATGATAGTTAATCTTGTTGCGGTTTGTGAATTTGTGTAAACATCTGTGCTTGTCGCGTTTGCATCAAATATAACCTTTTATCAAAGTTTCCATTGTGCTTGataggttttaattttttgcaacCTGAGATTGAAggtcaaatatttataattagatTTTGTGTCAAAATGCATTTGGACTTCTTGTCCGTAGCTTTATATGTCTTCCACAATTGCTACTTAGCTCATCGATTTTTATCTGTTGTAGTCTTGCTCTACATCTAAtatgaattttcttttgtttaaagGATTTGTATGAACAACTCAGATAAAGATTTTGCTCACTGCTCAATCTCTCAAGAGATGTCAAATGAAGAAATTAATGAAGAGTTGGGCATAGGACAGGATGAAGCAGATGCATATGACTATGAGGCGGCTAATAGGGGGAACGACAAGGAACAGAAGAGCAAACGTTTGCCAGGTGAGTTCAGTATTAGTGTACAATAGGAAACTATCATATGATTTAATATGTATTCAATTTTTAACTGTGTTTTTCTTACCCGCAATTATGCAGGTAACAAAAAGGCGTGCTTCAGGGCCataaaaacaaaccaatttcTTCATCGTAACCGTAAAAATCAAACAATTGACGAGGTTAATTTTCTTGTACTTTTTATGGTAGTAATGATTTAGTGGAAATGTGTTTCCGCTGTCAGTATTGTCCTTTTCTATAGTTGCTACTTAGTTATCATGATATCTTCTATTTTGGACAGATAATGGTTTGTCACTGCAAACCACCACCTGATGGTAGACTGGGTTGTGGAGAAGAATGTCTCAATAGAATGCTTAACATTGAATGTCTCCATGGTACCTGCCCTACTGGCGATCTATGCTCAAATCAGCAGGTGTGATGTCTTGTTTGCAAGCAAAAGCATTACATTCACAGTCAAGTTATATCTTCTCAAATCTTTTGGCCTTATTTCTGCAGTTTCAAAAACGGAAATATGTTAAGTTTGAGAGGTTCCAATCTGGTAAGAAGGGGTATGGCCTGAGATTGCTTGAGGATGTACGTGAGGGGCAATTCCTTATTGAATACGTTGGAGAGGTATGCTTCTGATGATGATTCAAATTTGGTAGGATGTTATCAGTTGTAGATGGGCTTTTGTTAGCGTATAGTTTTTTCCGCATATGTGCTTTTCaaaaaacatatgtatactGTGAGTTAGCCAATAGATGGAACTATCATATGGATCATCTCTTTTTTGTAACAGGTGCTTGATATGCAATCCTATGAGGCTCGTCAGAAGGATTATGCTTCTATGGGTCAGAAACATTTCTATTTTATGACTCTGAATGGGAATGAGGTAAATATCTTTTCTTTCTAATAAGCCAGCTGCTTCTTTCTTCATCTTtgattgaaatggttagtggtTTTGCTGTTTAAAGCCTGTGGAGTTGTTGAGTAAAAACTGTGCGATTGCTAGTATTTGCGAGTACACGACATATTGTTCCCTGAATGCGTCTCTTTTCTGATTTTAGATGCATATTTAAAGAAGTGAAGTTCCATCTTTGTAAACCTTTTCTGGTTAAGCAATTTGCTTGCAGCTGTGGTTAGTTACTTTTAGGTTTCTTATTTGACCTTTGCAAACGTAAGATGACGAGACTATCctcttctctttgtctttttcgTCTGACACTCGTATGTATCTTTATCAGTATCACCATCTTGCGTAAGCTCTAAAAGTAACATATGAAAATGGCTTCAACGATTTTATTGCAAAAGCCTATTTTATCCTTGCACATTTATTGAACTGGTCTATGCATAGAGAGGTCACCTCTGTTGGTTGTGTTGCATTTTGCAGTAActttgtaagtttttttgttaatgCAGGTAATAGATGCTGGTGCAAAGGGAAATCTAGGGCGTTTCATTAACCATAGTTGTGAACCTAACTGCCGTACGGAAAAGGTGACTATTATGCGCTCTTTGCGGTATCGTGACTCATAGTCTGATTATAAACTCATTGATAAAAATCTGATTAGAAAACTTCTTCTTGAGCTTGTCTGCTTCTTATTTACTTCTTCtgctttattatatatttatgtgtatgtttttttatctttttaccTATTAAATGTTGTTGCAGTGGATGGTGAATGGTGAAATTTGCGTTGGAATATTCTCCATGCAAGACCTTAAGAAGGTAGGTTCTCTCACATTTACGAATGCTCTGTGATATTGAATTTCACTAGAAATTGTAAATTTATACGGCCAACAATTTTCAAAGGGTGTTTGATAAACTATGTTGTTGTGATCTTATAGGGAACACATTAAATTAACATGTTTACACAAATACAAACGCCATAGCCAAAAAGAATCAAGGTCTGCTATTAAATTATAATGAAATTTTTAATTCTGTCTGTTGCTTTGCCAGGGTCAGGAGTTGACATTTGACTACAATTATGTGAGGGTTTTTGGTGCCGCTGCCAAAAAGTGTTACTGTGGGTCATCACATTGCCGAGGTTATATTGGGGGAGATCCTTTGAACGGTGATGTAGTTGTTCAAAGTGATTCAGATGAAGAGTATCCTGAACTTGTGAtccttgatgatgatgaaagtGGGGAGGGAATCTTAGATGCAACTCCTAGGATCTTCATTGATAGTTCTGACATGCAAATGCCACCACAGAAGTCTGAAATGGTTGATGATTCCAAGGACCTTACTTCCCAATCGCCTAGCTCATTATCTGTAAAACTTCCAGAGAGCGAGATTCCTCCATCTTTTCAACCAACCGAAGTACCGAAGGAACTTTCAACGGACATGCCTGTCATTGATGTCCAGCAGGAGGTTCTTCTTGAAAAGAAGACTAAAAACACATCTCCGACGACCAGTTCTCCCAGCAGAGTGTCCTCGGATGGTGCAAATGCTAATAAGACAGTAAAGCAAGGATCGGGTGAAAATAAGAAGATACTTTCACGATCTCGTCCGCGTATGAAAACTTCTCGTTCATCTGGGTCTAGTAAGCAAGACAAAAGTACTCTTCCTGGTGTTAACAAAGCACAGACTACACCAGTCAAAAAGTTGCAACAGCAGCCCATCAAATCTAAAGGATCGGAGGAAGTCTCTCCCAGCGGGCGTATTGAAACATGTATGGTACTAGTATTAGACGTGAATTGGTAAAAATACCAGAATCATTCAGTTATACTCGCTAATAACACCACCAAATTTAATTTGCAGTTGAAGGGAAACTGAACGAGTTACTAGATGTTGGCGGAGGGATTAGCAAGCGGAGGGTAAGTTGCATAGCATTACTTTCCCACTTTTACTAGTTATGCTGTAAGGTTAAAACATCATCTTTTGCTTCTTTCTAAGGGTTACTTATTGGTTTGTGATTCTCATCCTTGGCGTGATTCTCATATTAATATCCCCTCATTATCCAGCTATCTAAgttccttttccttttcttaaacAAACAGGATTCAGCAAAGGGATACTTGAAACTTCTGCTTCTCACTGCTGCTTCCCGGGGCAGTGCCAATGAAGGAATTCAAAGGTCTCCAAGCATTTAACCTGCTTATCTTAGTTCACATTATCGATTTATTACACTCTGCATCTGTtgcctgaatttttttttttttgggtaaaaccATTGCAGCAATCGAGATCTTTCAATGATTCTTGATGCCCTTTTGAAGACAAAGTCACGAACAGTTTTAGTGGACATAATCAACAAGAATGGTACGTCTAACTTGTTGGTACCTAGTCATGTCCTTTTCCTCTATTGTACGAATCTTTTTTACCTTATAAAGATGGATTAACCTCCAAACACCTCCAGGTCTGCAAATGTTACACAATATCATGAAACAATACCGGAGGGATTTTAAGAAGACCCCAATACTTCGAAAACTTTTGAAGGTACATTCTTGGTCAGAACACACTAGGCACTTTTTAGTTAAGTGATAATACCAACCCAAAGGCAGTTCTTCTTTCATCTTAGTCAATGTGAAATAATCATTAAATTTGGTATGAAATGACTGTGCAAAGTGAATACCAGTTACCAAagagttttgagattttctAGCAAATGTGTTCTTAAATTGTAGGTTATTTACTATCAATATCACTTGCTTTGCTTCAGGTATTAGAGTATCTTGCTACAAGGGATATTCTTGCACTGGAGCATATAGTCAGACCACCTCCTTATGCAGGGATGGAAAGGTTCGTAAATTTTATAATGGCTATGTCGCCtgtgtctttttttcttttacttgatAATTTTATGACATTTCATGTTTATCTCTGTGCAGCTTCAAGGAGTCTATTCTAACACTCACCGAGCATGATGACAAACAGGTTGGTACCTAGCACCATATGACATTTCAtctttatctatttatttaagTGAGACCTTGGTCAGATGATCATCTGGGTTATAGCTTCTAGTTTCCAACTGGTTTCATGTGTATGCCTGCAGGTTCATCAAATTGCGAGAAACTTCCGAGACAGATGGATCCCTAAGCATTTTAGAAAACCTTGGCGCATGGACAGAGAAGATAGATCTGAGTCTAGAAGATCACCTATAAACAGCAGATTCAGAGCATCACAAGAACCTAGATATGATCATCATTCGCCAAGACGTGCAGAACCATTTACCTCCGTCATATCATCAAGGGCCGCAACTCCTGAAACACCTTCAGTATCTGACGGGTGCATACAACCACCTACTTCCTCCAGCCTTCCTGAGACAAATGGACGCAAGCGTAAAAGCAGATGGGACCAGCCGTCTACTTCAAAGGAGCAAAGAACCATGACAGATGTCCAAGACGACCTTCCACCCGGGTTCACATCACCTTGCCCGGATGCGCCTAACGCAGTTACCGCACAGCCACAAGCAAAGTTCCTTTCTCGGCTAACAGTCTCCTATGGAATCCCGCTTAGCATCGTTCATCAATGTGGTTCACCCTGCAAAGACGACCCGAACAGCTGGTCTGTTGCTCCTGGGATACCGTTCTCTCCGTTTCCACCTCTACCACCTGTTCCTCACGGCGAGTTTTTCGCCAAGAGAAACGGAACAGTCTGTCCCTCCTCCATGGGAAACCCGGGTTGCTCCAGTGAGATCAAGCACTCCGGTTGGAACATCTCAGGTGCTACAGGGACTGTCTCAGCCTCTCCAAACCGGAAGAGAGAGTTTTCATCTGATATAGGAACAAGTTACTTTCGGCAACAGAAACAGAACGTTCCTCCATGGATGCGGAACAACAACGGTTGGGAGAAAACAGCAAACATCCCTATACCTGAGGCATCTAACTTTAGAGAAGAAGATCAACAGCCAAGAAAATCTTGACTTTAGAGAAGTGTACACATTCCATGAAAGTTCAGCTCTCGAGGAGAATTACAAGTGATGATGATTGATTGGTTAATTTGGCTCATAGAAAAGAAAGTCCCCTTTGAGGGGAAAATCATATGCTTTTTCTACCCCTTTTGAGTATATTCtaaattcttttgttttataaaccaaaaagtaaaaaaccttcatctataaattaaaattcacATTTCAATGTAAGAGCAAATCACATTCTTTATTCACACATTACAAACTTCTTCAAATAAATATTGCTTGCTACAAACTTTTCTCAACTTTACAATGTTATGTAAAATGAACATTCAAAGTGggaaatacaaaaacaaaagagaccAAATCTTCAATATTTTCTGAGCAAGCTTCTGACTCTAACAAACATCCAAGTCTTCAAAAGTGTTGCATATTTTCTCCAGCCACTAAAGTACCTTCCAATAACCTTCTTGTAGCTTGGTCTACTCCTCACAACCACCCAATACTCAGCAAGATTCTTCCTGCTACTTATATACTCCTCTTCCAAATCCAACAGCGATAACCTAGCCAGCACAGGCACTAGCATCACATCAGCCATGCTAAACTCATTCCCTGCCACATAACTCGTCCCCTCTAGCCTGCTCTCAACCTCATCAAGAAGCCTGAGCAAATGGTCTTTGCTTCTCCTCAAGGCTTCAGGGTCTTTTAGTTTGTCCTCTGTCTCGTAAGCTTCCCTTAGCTTCCTATGGTAAGCACTGGCCAAGTCCGGAGACTCGGCCATCCGCGCAATCATAACCATCCTCAAGAACTTGGAAACATAGAGGCGGCGATTATCAGGGATGTGAGCAAGTGTGAAAAGCTTGGAGTCCCATTCTCTGATCTTCCGCATCCATTCAAGTACTTCTCTACCGAAAGTAGCATCCTCTACACCAGAAGACACCTCAGCTATTCTCTCCAAGTatctaataaattttaaaataacttttttaattactatcacacaaaaaaaaaagagaatatt
This sequence is a window from Raphanus sativus cultivar WK10039 unplaced genomic scaffold, ASM80110v3 Scaffold3124, whole genome shotgun sequence. Protein-coding genes within it:
- the LOC130506333 gene encoding glutathione S-transferase TCHQD-like, which codes for MQLYHHPYSLDSQRVRLALEEKGIDYTSYHVNPITGKHMDSSFFRMNPSAKLPVFRNGSHIILDTIEIIEYLERIAEVSSGVEDATFGREVLEWMRKIREWDSKLFTLAHIPDNRRLYVSKFLRMVMIARMAESPDLASAYHRKLREAYETEDKLKDPEALRRSKDHLLRLLDEVESRLEGTSYVAGNEFSMADVMLVPVLARLSLLDLEEEYISSRKNLAEYWVVVRSRPSYKKVIGRYFSGWRKYATLLKTWMFVRVRSLLRKY